Proteins encoded by one window of Synergistaceae bacterium:
- the rfbB gene encoding dTDP-glucose 4,6-dehydratase: MKIIVTGGAGFIGSNFIFHMLEAHPEDRIICIDKLTYAGNINTLKDVIEQDRISFFRLDICDRERIYSLFEREHPDVVVNFAAESHVDRSINDPGIFLFTNTLGTGVLLDACVKFGIKRYHQVSTDEVYGDLPLDRPDMFFTETSPIRTSSPYSASKAGADMLVLAYHRTYGLPASISRCSNNYGPYHFPEKLIPLMIINALHDKPLPVYGEGINVRDWLYVEDHCRAIDAIIHDEASVGEVYNIGGHNEMRNIDIVKLICRELGKPESLIQFVTDRKGHDLRYAIDPTKIYLRLGWRPETRFADGIKRTIRWYLDNGEWWRPLL, from the coding sequence GTGAAGATAATCGTAACAGGAGGAGCAGGGTTTATCGGGAGCAATTTTATTTTCCACATGCTGGAGGCTCACCCTGAAGACAGAATAATATGCATCGACAAGCTGACTTACGCGGGCAACATCAACACCCTCAAGGACGTAATAGAGCAGGACAGAATATCGTTCTTCCGTCTGGACATCTGCGACAGAGAGAGAATCTACAGCCTGTTTGAGCGTGAACATCCTGATGTTGTCGTGAACTTTGCGGCAGAGTCCCACGTTGACCGCTCAATCAATGACCCGGGAATCTTCCTGTTCACCAACACTCTGGGGACTGGTGTCCTGCTTGATGCGTGCGTGAAGTTCGGGATAAAGCGTTACCATCAGGTGAGCACGGACGAGGTTTACGGGGACTTGCCGCTTGATCGGCCGGATATGTTCTTCACGGAGACATCGCCGATACGTACATCATCGCCGTATTCCGCGTCGAAGGCTGGGGCTGATATGCTGGTGCTCGCGTACCACAGAACTTACGGCCTTCCTGCTAGCATATCGAGGTGCTCGAACAACTACGGCCCTTACCATTTCCCCGAGAAGCTGATACCGTTAATGATAATCAACGCGCTTCACGACAAGCCGCTTCCAGTTTACGGCGAGGGCATCAACGTGAGGGACTGGCTTTACGTGGAGGATCACTGCCGGGCAATCGACGCGATAATCCACGATGAAGCGTCTGTCGGAGAGGTGTACAACATCGGCGGGCACAACGAGATGCGGAACATCGACATCGTGAAGCTGATTTGCCGCGAGCTGGGGAAGCCCGAGAGCCTGATACAGTTTGTTACGGACAGGAAGGGGCATGATTTGCGGTACGCGATTGACCCGACGAAGATATATTTACGTCTGGGCTGGAGGCCGGAGACACGCTTTGCGGACGGCATAAAGCGTACAATCCGCTGGTATCTGGACAACGGAGAGTGGTGGAGGCCTCTGCTTTGA